The DNA region CCAGTTGCCCCGGCCCGTGGTAGGTGACGTCGCCGCCGCGGTCGCACTCGAACAGCTCGACACCACGCTGCTTCAGCAATTCATCGGAGGCGAGCACGTTGTTCCGCCGTGCGTTGCGCCCCAACGTGATCACCGGCGTGTGCTCCAGCAACAGCAGAACGTTGGCAATCTCGTTGTTCTTGCGCAGCTCGACCAGCCGCTGCTGCAAGCGCAGCGCGGTGGCGTAATCCAGGGTTCCGAGTTGGACGACGGAAATAATCATAAGAAACTAGCCACAGAGGTCACAGAGGAAATGGGGGCAAGCAAACGGATAAGCAAGAATCCTCTGTGTCCTCAGCGGCTAAAAGTCTATCGCCAGACCTTCCACGCTTTCCATTGCGTCCAGCATGCCCTCGGAGAGTGTCGGGTGGGCGTGAATGGTGTACATCAGGTCCTCGACCGTGGCTTCCATTTCCATGGACACCACCGCTTCGGCGATCAGCTCGGTCGCCGACGGCCCGATGATGTGCACACCGAGGATCTCCCCGTACTTGGCGTCGGAGACGACTTTGATAAACCCCTCATGCGCTCCGACGATGGATGCGCGCGAGTTGGCGGTGAACGGGAATTTCCCCAGCTTCACCTGCCGCCCCGCTTGTTTGGCGGCCGCCTCGGTCATGCCGACGCTGCCGATCTCGGGATGACAGTAGGTGCAGGCGGGAATGCGGCTGCGATCGATCGGCTTGGCGTTTTTCTTGGCCATGTGCGCCACCGCGACCTTGGCCGCAATAAATCCGGCGTGCGCCAGTTGCGGCATGCCGGCCACGATGTCGCCGGCGGCATAAATGCCCGGTTCGGCGGTTTGCATCCAGCCATCGGCGTGGATGAAGCCGCGCTCGACCTTGATCTTTGTCTTCTCCAGGCCGATATTGTCGGTGAGCGGCTTGCGGCCGACGGCGATCAGCACCTTTTCGGCCTCGACTGTCTGCGCTTTTCCTCCCACCTCGAACGTGACCGACACGCCGTCTTTCGTCTTGTCCACCTTGCTTACCGAAGCGTTCACGTGGGTCTTGATGTCGCGCTTGCGAAATGCGCGGTCGAGCTCTTTGGAAATGTCCTCATCTTCCAAGGGCACGATCCGCGGCAGCATTTCAAGGACGGTGCAGTCGGCGCCGAAGGAGTTGTAGATGGAGGCGAACTCCACGCCGACGGCGCCCGAGCCGACAATGATCAGCGACTTGGGAATCGCGCCCAGGCTGAGAATCTCGATGTTGGTAAGAATGCGGTCGTCCGGCGCCGTGCCGGGAAGCATGCGCGCGCCCGAGCCGGTGGCGACAATCACGTTTTTCGCTTTTACGACGCTGCGCCCGCCAGCCGCACCGGTATCCAGCTCAACTTCGAGCACGCCGTTCTTCGCCGGGCCGGTCAGGCGGCCGAAGCCGGTGAGGGTCTCAACCTTATTCTTGCGCATCAGGAATTCCAGGCCCTTGGCGTGCTTGGTCACGATCTTGTTCTTACGTTGCTGGATCGTGCCCCAGTTCAGCTTGGGCGTGCCCACGTCTTCGATGCCGAATTCCTGCGCCGCCTTGAGGTGGTCCCAGACCTCGGCATTGAACAGCAGCGCCTTGGTGGGGATGCAGCCCACGTGCAGGCAAGTGCCGCCGAGTTTGTTGTCCTTCTCGATGAGGGCGACTTTCAGTCCGAACTGCCCGGCGCGGATGGCTGCGGTATAGCCGGCCGGGCCGCTGCCGATGATGGCTACGTCATAAATCTTGTCTGCCACGTCGAGTCTCCGTACTACCAGGAATTTGAGCGGAACCGCAAACCAAGGATTTTACGACACGGTATTACGATTCGCGAAGGAGTGCGGCCACGATGAGCCGCACGCTGAACGCCAGGAACGGATTTCACGCGGACTCGTGACTACTGGCAATTCAGAGGTTCGGCGGCCAACGACCATCGACCATCGGCCATCGACTCTTCCCCGAACCAACATCGTAAGTAGCTGACCTGCCGTTATCTCGAAACCGCCGCCCCAATGTGGCTACACTTGCACCAGGTTCTGTGTGGGTGGGAGGTTGTAGATGAGCAAGACGGCGATTTTGTATTGCGAAGCCGATGCTAAAGTTCTGTCCACACAGACCAAGCTGTTCAACCAGGCAGGCTATGCGGTGGTACCCATCGAGGGCCGAAAGGCCATGGAAGCGGCAGTAAAGGCAGGCGGGTTCGATATCGCGATCCTCGGCCACACGCTGACGCGCGATGACCGCCATCACCTGCCGTACATGGTGAAGAAGGGCAACCCGGCGGCGAGTGTGATCGTGCTGCATGCCAGCGGACGCCATCCGGCCGTGGACGTCTCGCTGGATTCGCGCCTGGGTGAACGGGCATTGCTGGAGGCGATTGCGCAGGTGGTGGCCCAGCCGGTCGCCGTCTAGCGCAAAAATCTTGTGCGTGCGTTTGAAACAGCTCCGGCGGACGTACAGGAAATACTCAACAAGCCAATTTGCGACCTCGGCCTGCGCCTCGACGGCTCGCCGCTGGAGCGCTTCGTCCAGCAACTCTATGGCGAGTGCGAACGCAAAGGGCTGAAGCAGTTTCGCCCGCCGTGTTACCTGACCGACGAGTGGGGATGTCCATCGGGCGAGCCGGTGGTCGGCATCCCGTTCTACCTCGCCAACCCGCAGCTATCCAAACTGGAACGGGAGATGAACGATCTCGAGGACGCGCGCGAGATCATGATGTACCTGCGCCACGAAGCGGGCCACGCCTTCAACTACGCCTACCAGCTTTACAAGACGCCGGAGTGGCGGCAGCTGTTCGGCTCGTTCCGGCGCGCCTATCGCGACAATTACCGGCCGGTTCCCTTCTCGCGCAGCTATGTGCGCCATATGGCGGGCTGGTACGCGCAGAAGCATCCCGATGAAGACTTTGCCGAGACCTTTGCCGTCTGGCTGACGCCGGGGTCGCGCTGGCGCACCCGCTATCGCGGCTGGCCGGCGCTGGCGAAGCTGAAGTACATGAACCGGATCGCGCACAAGCTGGGCGACACGCCGCCGCTGCGCGCGAAGGGCGACACCGACATAACCGTGGCGGACATGCGGGCTACGGTCGGCGATTTCTACCAGCAGATGATGGCCGACGAAAACTCCTTTTCCGACCTCGCGCTGGATTCAGATCTGATCGACATCTTCATTGCGTCGAAGCGCAAGCGCAAAGGCGTGCGCAGCGCCGCCGAGTTTCTGCGCGAGCATCGCAAGCTGCTGACCGACAAGGTGACATACTGGTCGGGGGTGCGGCGGCCGATCATCAAGAAACTCGTAGAATCGATACAAGCGAGGGTGGAGCAACTGGCGCTGCGGGTGGAAGTGGCACGCGAGGCCGAACACCTGACCGACATCACGGTGTACGCAACCGCCCTGGCGATGAATTACCTGGCGCGCGGAAAGTTCGCGCAGCCGTAGAGGCAGTTATGAACGGAGCCAAGTTGAAGATCGCGGTGCTCTACGACGTGTGGGAAGAAGAGTCCGCGGAACCAGCAGTCGAGAAGCGGGTACGGCGCAAGAAAGGCGCCAAGCCGCGCCGCAAGGAGAAACACGACCGCGAAGAGATCTTCGAGGCGCTGGAGAAGCTCGGCCACGAGCCCTTCTACCAGGTGGTGGACGGACGGCCGGCGTCGCTGTCGGCGCTGGCCAAATGCGGCGCCGACCTGGTGTTCAATCTCACCGAATCGTTCGCCGGCGACGACACCAAGGACATGAACATCACCGCCTACCTTGACCTGCTGGACCTTCCCTACACCGGTTCCGGGCCGCACGGCCTTTTCCTGGCGCAGGACAAGGCGGTGGCCAAGAAACTTTTTGCCTTCCACGGAATTCGGACGCCCTACTTCGCGACCGCCTGGAAAGGCCGCACCGAGCATGCCGACGACGTCTCCTTTCCGTTGATCGTGAAGCCGATGTGGGAAGACGGCTCCATCGGGATTGACGACAAGGCGCTGGTCGGCAGCGTGAAGGAACTGATGGAGCGGATCGAGTACGTCCAGGAAGAGTTCGACTGCCCGGCGCTGATCGAGGAGTACATCGAAGGCCGCGAAATTTACGGCGCGGTGCTCGGCAGC from Terriglobia bacterium includes:
- a CDS encoding putative zinc-binding metallopeptidase; translation: MRAFETAPADVQEILNKPICDLGLRLDGSPLERFVQQLYGECERKGLKQFRPPCYLTDEWGCPSGEPVVGIPFYLANPQLSKLEREMNDLEDAREIMMYLRHEAGHAFNYAYQLYKTPEWRQLFGSFRRAYRDNYRPVPFSRSYVRHMAGWYAQKHPDEDFAETFAVWLTPGSRWRTRYRGWPALAKLKYMNRIAHKLGDTPPLRAKGDTDITVADMRATVGDFYQQMMADENSFSDLALDSDLIDIFIASKRKRKGVRSAAEFLREHRKLLTDKVTYWSGVRRPIIKKLVESIQARVEQLALRVEVAREAEHLTDITVYATALAMNYLARGKFAQP
- a CDS encoding D-alanine--D-alanine ligase; protein product: MNGAKLKIAVLYDVWEEESAEPAVEKRVRRKKGAKPRRKEKHDREEIFEALEKLGHEPFYQVVDGRPASLSALAKCGADLVFNLTESFAGDDTKDMNITAYLDLLDLPYTGSGPHGLFLAQDKAVAKKLFAFHGIRTPYFATAWKGRTEHADDVSFPLIVKPMWEDGSIGIDDKALVGSVKELMERIEYVQEEFDCPALIEEYIEGREIYGAVLGSYERAEALPLVELDLSKLPKGVPRIATQNVKFEKDTEAYKLTKSAPAEDLDEATTERLTQTALNAYRACKLRDYGRIDMRLSPKGDVYVIEANPNPWLSSAQEFAMAARKSGRTYTQLIGEIVELAATRCKLRSKAETAT
- the lpdA gene encoding dihydrolipoyl dehydrogenase — encoded protein: MADKIYDVAIIGSGPAGYTAAIRAGQFGLKVALIEKDNKLGGTCLHVGCIPTKALLFNAEVWDHLKAAQEFGIEDVGTPKLNWGTIQQRKNKIVTKHAKGLEFLMRKNKVETLTGFGRLTGPAKNGVLEVELDTGAAGGRSVVKAKNVIVATGSGARMLPGTAPDDRILTNIEILSLGAIPKSLIIVGSGAVGVEFASIYNSFGADCTVLEMLPRIVPLEDEDISKELDRAFRKRDIKTHVNASVSKVDKTKDGVSVTFEVGGKAQTVEAEKVLIAVGRKPLTDNIGLEKTKIKVERGFIHADGWMQTAEPGIYAAGDIVAGMPQLAHAGFIAAKVAVAHMAKKNAKPIDRSRIPACTYCHPEIGSVGMTEAAAKQAGRQVKLGKFPFTANSRASIVGAHEGFIKVVSDAKYGEILGVHIIGPSATELIAEAVVSMEMEATVEDLMYTIHAHPTLSEGMLDAMESVEGLAIDF